A single window of Chitinophaga sp. XS-30 DNA harbors:
- the polA gene encoding DNA polymerase I, with protein MSKKLFLLDAMALIYRAYYALIRNPRLTSKGRNTNAQFGFTTTLLDLLNKEKPTHIAVAFDTHAPTERHTDFADYKANREDAPEDLLDALPDIKRIIEGFNIPVLEIDGYEADDIIGTVAWQAAAEGYEVYMVTPDKDYGQLVKDNVFIWKPPYLGSKVEVLGPKEVCERWQIKDVGQVVDILGLMGDAVDNIPGIPGVGEKTAMKLLAEWGSLENVLANADKISGKMGEKIRAGAESAILSKKLATIITNVPVSFHEEDFCCTELNKEKLSGIFAELEFQTLGKRILGEGYSALGGDAASGRPVQTDLFGNATAAPAPPVAAPAAETQDFGIPADKNIENTPHNYELADTPEKQGALIAVLMNEKEICFDTETTGTDPNMAEIVGMSFSIRPGEAWYIPLPPEEAGARAILEKFRPVFEREDAIFIGQNIKYDMIVLKWYGIPVKGQLFDTMLAHYLIEPEGRRSMDLLSAQYLQYMPVSIETLIGKKGKGQGSMRDVEIEKIKEYAAEDADITLQLKSKFQPLLKEREVEKVFYDVENPLVKVLTDMEYEGIKIDTQALADYSRELETEIRKAEESVYQQAGVRFNLASPKQLGEVLFEKLQLDPKAKKTRTGQYATGEDVLAKLSSKHPIVENILVFREMSKLKSTYVDALPLMINPRTQRVHTSYNQAVAVTGRLSSNNPNLQNIPIRTERGREVRKAFVPRGPEYTLLSADYSQIELRIIAAISEDANMIEAFRSGLDIHTATAAKVYGVELADVTPEMRRNAKSVNFGIIYGVSAFGLSENLGIARSEAKVLIDNYFTQYPSIKKYMEDQVKFAQQTGYVQTLLGRKRWLKDINSSNAVVRGYAERNAINMPIQGTAADMIKLAMISLHKTFREHNLRSRMILQVHDELVFDAHVDEVEAIKPLIIEGMRNAMPLTVPVEAEIGTGKNWLEAH; from the coding sequence ATGAGCAAGAAACTCTTTTTACTAGACGCCATGGCGTTGATATACCGCGCCTATTATGCATTGATCAGGAACCCGCGGCTTACCAGCAAAGGACGCAACACCAATGCCCAGTTCGGGTTCACCACTACGCTGCTGGACCTTCTCAACAAGGAAAAACCTACCCATATTGCGGTGGCTTTCGATACACATGCCCCCACGGAGCGGCATACTGATTTTGCAGACTACAAGGCCAACCGGGAAGACGCGCCGGAAGATCTCCTGGATGCCCTCCCCGACATCAAGCGGATCATTGAAGGGTTCAACATTCCCGTACTGGAGATAGACGGATATGAAGCTGATGATATCATCGGCACGGTAGCCTGGCAGGCCGCCGCAGAGGGGTACGAAGTGTATATGGTTACGCCGGATAAAGATTACGGCCAGCTGGTGAAAGACAATGTTTTCATCTGGAAGCCGCCGTACCTCGGCAGTAAAGTGGAAGTGCTCGGCCCGAAGGAGGTCTGCGAACGCTGGCAGATCAAGGACGTTGGGCAGGTAGTGGACATCCTGGGGCTGATGGGCGACGCCGTGGATAACATCCCCGGTATCCCCGGTGTAGGGGAAAAAACGGCGATGAAGCTGCTGGCGGAATGGGGCTCCCTGGAAAATGTGCTGGCGAATGCTGACAAGATCAGCGGCAAGATGGGCGAAAAGATCCGGGCCGGCGCCGAAAGCGCCATCCTCTCCAAAAAGCTCGCAACCATTATCACCAATGTGCCGGTGAGCTTCCACGAAGAGGATTTCTGCTGCACGGAACTGAACAAGGAAAAGCTGTCCGGGATATTTGCGGAACTGGAGTTCCAGACCCTTGGCAAACGCATATTGGGAGAAGGTTACAGCGCGCTGGGCGGAGATGCCGCTTCAGGAAGACCGGTGCAGACGGACCTGTTCGGCAATGCCACCGCAGCGCCGGCGCCTCCGGTTGCAGCGCCCGCCGCGGAAACACAGGATTTTGGCATCCCGGCGGACAAGAACATCGAGAATACCCCTCACAATTATGAACTGGCGGATACCCCTGAAAAACAGGGGGCCCTCATCGCCGTGCTGATGAATGAAAAGGAGATCTGCTTCGATACAGAAACCACGGGAACGGACCCCAATATGGCCGAGATCGTTGGCATGAGCTTTTCCATCAGGCCGGGAGAAGCCTGGTACATCCCTCTTCCCCCCGAAGAAGCCGGCGCCAGGGCGATCCTTGAAAAATTCCGCCCGGTATTCGAACGGGAAGATGCCATCTTCATCGGTCAGAATATCAAATATGATATGATCGTGCTGAAATGGTACGGCATCCCCGTAAAGGGTCAGCTTTTCGATACCATGCTCGCCCATTATCTCATTGAGCCGGAAGGGCGCCGCAGCATGGACCTGCTCAGTGCCCAATATCTCCAGTACATGCCTGTTTCCATCGAAACCCTCATCGGCAAAAAAGGAAAGGGCCAGGGCAGCATGCGCGATGTGGAGATCGAAAAGATCAAGGAATATGCGGCCGAGGACGCGGACATCACCCTTCAATTGAAAAGCAAATTCCAGCCGCTGCTGAAAGAACGGGAAGTGGAGAAAGTGTTTTACGATGTGGAGAACCCGCTCGTGAAAGTGTTGACCGATATGGAGTACGAGGGCATCAAAATAGATACGCAGGCGCTGGCGGACTACTCGCGGGAGCTGGAAACGGAGATCCGGAAGGCAGAGGAAAGCGTGTACCAGCAGGCCGGCGTACGTTTCAACCTGGCCTCCCCGAAACAGCTCGGCGAAGTGCTGTTCGAAAAACTGCAGCTGGACCCCAAAGCCAAAAAAACCCGCACGGGGCAATACGCCACAGGGGAAGATGTATTGGCCAAGCTCTCCAGCAAACATCCCATCGTGGAAAACATCCTGGTGTTCCGGGAAATGAGCAAGCTGAAATCCACTTACGTAGATGCCTTGCCGTTAATGATCAATCCCCGCACCCAGCGGGTACACACCTCCTACAATCAAGCCGTAGCGGTAACCGGAAGGCTCAGCTCCAATAACCCGAACCTGCAGAATATTCCCATCCGTACCGAAAGAGGGCGTGAAGTGCGGAAAGCGTTCGTGCCGAGGGGCCCCGAATACACCCTGCTGTCCGCCGACTATTCCCAGATAGAGCTGCGGATCATCGCCGCCATCAGTGAAGATGCCAATATGATAGAAGCCTTCCGCAGCGGGCTGGACATCCATACCGCCACCGCAGCAAAGGTCTACGGTGTGGAACTGGCCGATGTTACGCCGGAAATGCGCCGCAATGCCAAAAGCGTAAACTTCGGCATCATCTACGGCGTCAGCGCTTTCGGCCTGAGCGAAAACCTCGGCATCGCCCGCAGTGAAGCCAAAGTGCTTATCGACAACTACTTTACCCAATACCCTTCCATCAAAAAATACATGGAAGACCAGGTGAAATTCGCGCAGCAAACAGGATATGTGCAAACGCTCCTGGGCCGCAAACGCTGGCTGAAAGACATCAATTCCTCCAATGCCGTTGTGCGCGGCTATGCGGAGCGGAATGCCATCAATATGCCCATACAGGGCACCGCAGCGGATATGATCAAGCTGGCCATGATCTCGCTGCACAAAACGTTCAGGGAACATAACCTGCGGTCCCGCATGATCCTGCAGGTGCATGACGAATTGGTGTTTGACGCCCATGTGGACGAAGTGGAGGCCATCAAACCGCTCATCATCGAAGGAATGCGAAATGCCATGCCGTTGACCGTACCGGTAGAGGCCGAGATCGGCACCGGTAAAAACTGGCTGGAAGCACACTAG
- a CDS encoding arsenate reductase family protein codes for MKRMYYLSTCGTCKKILEETDAVGKGFALQDIKKDSITPAQLDKMKELAGSYESLFSRRSQKFRPMGLHERDLTEEDYRALILEEYTFLKRPVTIAGNRIFIGNDKKTVEALKGFVNQS; via the coding sequence ATGAAAAGGATGTATTATTTATCGACCTGCGGCACATGTAAAAAGATTCTTGAAGAAACGGATGCCGTAGGGAAGGGCTTTGCTTTACAGGATATTAAAAAGGACAGCATCACACCGGCGCAGCTGGATAAAATGAAGGAGCTGGCGGGAAGCTATGAATCGCTTTTCAGCAGGCGCTCCCAGAAATTCCGGCCTATGGGGCTGCATGAGCGCGATCTGACGGAAGAGGATTACCGTGCGCTGATCCTGGAGGAATATACTTTCCTCAAACGCCCGGTGACGATCGCGGGCAACAGGATATTTATAGGGAACGATAAAAAGACGGTGGAAGCGCTGAAGGGATTCGTTAATCAATCCTGA
- a CDS encoding glycosyltransferase, whose product MSTYSPVQKKVLIVPLDWGLGHATRDIPLIHELLNAGCEVVIAAEGKHAALLAREFPRLTILPLPGYNIRYSQKGAFFGLKIIGQIPKIWRAVRYEQAWLRRTVADLGIHAVISDNRFGLYHPDIPCIFISHQLLIKTPFGGFTERLLQRINYRFIRRYSACWIPDFAGEPNLSGELAHPASLPPHTTYIGCLSRFEPRDGVQKKYDLLALISGPEPQRTNLEQLLLAQLKQQPGIAALIVSGRPDQAEKKEIAPGIWQVSHLDAKELNEAMLAADMVLSRSGYTTLMDLAKLNKKAILIPTPGQSEQEYLGKYLMEKGYFYSIPQHQFSLPKVLENVKSFPFTGFQHGQDMQAYKKVVADFVKTL is encoded by the coding sequence TTGTCCACATACTCCCCGGTGCAAAAAAAAGTGCTCATCGTTCCCCTGGATTGGGGGCTTGGCCACGCCACGCGCGACATTCCGCTGATCCACGAATTATTAAACGCTGGCTGCGAGGTGGTTATTGCCGCCGAAGGGAAACATGCGGCTTTGCTGGCCCGGGAATTCCCCCGGCTGACCATTTTGCCCCTGCCGGGATACAATATCCGCTATTCACAAAAGGGTGCTTTTTTTGGCCTCAAGATCATCGGGCAGATCCCCAAGATATGGCGGGCCGTGCGGTATGAGCAAGCCTGGCTACGCAGGACTGTGGCTGATCTGGGCATACATGCCGTCATTTCTGATAATCGCTTCGGCCTGTACCATCCCGATATTCCCTGTATTTTCATATCCCATCAGCTGCTGATAAAAACGCCTTTCGGCGGGTTTACCGAACGTTTACTGCAGCGGATCAACTACCGGTTCATCCGGCGGTACTCCGCCTGCTGGATACCGGATTTTGCCGGCGAACCCAACCTCAGCGGCGAACTGGCCCATCCCGCCAGCCTTCCCCCGCATACCACCTACATCGGCTGCCTGTCCCGCTTTGAACCGCGGGACGGCGTGCAAAAGAAGTATGATCTGCTGGCGCTGATCTCCGGCCCCGAGCCCCAGCGCACCAACCTGGAACAACTGCTCCTGGCACAACTGAAACAGCAGCCTGGCATTGCCGCCCTCATCGTCAGCGGCCGGCCGGACCAGGCGGAGAAAAAAGAGATCGCCCCCGGCATCTGGCAGGTCAGCCACCTCGACGCAAAGGAACTGAACGAAGCCATGCTGGCCGCCGATATGGTGCTGAGCCGGTCCGGCTACACCACCCTGATGGACCTCGCTAAACTCAACAAAAAAGCCATCCTCATACCCACTCCCGGACAATCCGAACAGGAGTACCTCGGCAAATACCTGATGGAAAAAGGGTACTTCTACAGCATCCCTCAACACCAGTTCTCGCTCCCGAAAGTTTTAGAAAATGTTAAATCTTTCCCGTTCACCGGTTTTCAGCACGGGCAGGACATGCAGGCGTATAAAAAAGTGGTGGCAGACTTCGTGAAAACACTTTAG
- a CDS encoding formimidoylglutamase, protein MIDFTHLQDFLKPVSKTMLNDDEAYDDLQIGRMIDLYEEDHTPDLDAADIVLLGANEARGNGMPNSSNTAPDVIRRQFYRLYHWHRDVRLADAGNLQTGRSVTDSYAALKAVVTELIDAGKTVIILGGSHDLTYAQYQAYAGKKYIIEATVADALMDLQETSSLRSERFLLDMFMEQPNFLRHYNHIGFQSYFVQPRMLETLDKLRFDCYRLGKVRENMEEIEPVLRNTDLFSVDINMIKHTDAPASSLSPNGFSGEEACALSRYAGMSAQLSSYGIYGYNPDKDRDELTAKQIAQMLWYFMDGRSVKNKEAQLAERESFLEFHIAFTDIDTVFLKSKKTGRWWMQLPDKEFIPCAYSDYLLASNNEIPERWLRSQERL, encoded by the coding sequence ATGATAGATTTTACGCACTTACAAGACTTCCTGAAACCGGTTTCCAAAACAATGCTGAATGATGACGAAGCATATGACGATCTGCAGATCGGCCGTATGATCGACCTGTATGAAGAAGACCATACTCCGGACCTTGATGCTGCCGATATTGTGCTGTTGGGAGCCAATGAAGCCCGCGGCAACGGCATGCCCAACAGCAGTAACACCGCGCCGGACGTTATCCGCCGGCAATTCTACAGACTCTATCACTGGCACCGGGATGTTCGCCTCGCAGATGCCGGCAACCTGCAGACCGGGCGTTCCGTTACGGATTCTTATGCCGCGCTCAAAGCCGTGGTCACCGAACTGATCGATGCCGGCAAAACCGTGATCATCCTCGGCGGTTCGCATGACCTCACCTACGCACAATACCAGGCTTATGCCGGCAAAAAATATATCATCGAAGCAACCGTTGCCGATGCGCTGATGGACCTGCAGGAAACTTCTTCCCTGCGCTCGGAGCGTTTTCTGCTGGACATGTTCATGGAACAACCCAATTTTCTGCGCCACTACAACCACATCGGTTTCCAGAGTTATTTCGTGCAACCACGCATGCTGGAAACGCTGGACAAGCTGCGGTTCGACTGTTACCGCCTCGGCAAAGTGCGCGAGAACATGGAAGAGATCGAACCCGTGTTGCGGAATACGGACCTGTTCAGTGTGGACATCAATATGATCAAACACACCGATGCACCGGCCAGTTCCCTCTCTCCAAACGGCTTCAGCGGAGAGGAAGCCTGCGCCCTTTCCCGTTATGCCGGTATGAGCGCCCAGCTTAGCAGCTACGGCATTTACGGGTATAATCCTGATAAAGACCGCGATGAACTGACAGCCAAACAGATCGCACAGATGCTCTGGTATTTCATGGACGGGCGTTCCGTGAAGAACAAGGAAGCACAGCTGGCCGAACGGGAATCATTCCTTGAATTTCATATAGCCTTTACCGATATAGATACCGTGTTCCTGAAAAGCAAAAAAACAGGGCGCTGGTGGATGCAGTTGCCGGACAAGGAATTTATTCCCTGTGCTTACAGCGATTATCTGCTGGCGAGCAACAACGAAATTCCGGAACGCTGGCTGCGCAGCCAGGAGAGGCTGTAA
- a CDS encoding YitT family protein, whose translation MVNKSQALVTNRRARIARLALIQGVQDIVLITIGVLLAAVGLKAFLLPNGFLDGGVTGISLLVNQLTGVSISILLVTINIPFIMLAYRQLSKAFTIKTIAAIVGLAICLALIKVPAITHDKLLIALFGGFFLGAGIGMSIRGGAVLDGTEVLALYINRKTVMTVGEVIMYFNVVIFSVAAVLINVETAMYALLTYLAASKTVDFVIQGFEEYIALTVVSRESELVRKTLTLKLRKGVTVFKGKSGFGKRGESDQEIDIIYAVVTRLEVHRIIDEIEKIDEKAFIVQHNINDTRGGMIKRRATAH comes from the coding sequence ATGGTTAACAAATCGCAGGCATTGGTCACCAACCGCCGGGCCAGGATCGCCCGCCTCGCGCTCATACAGGGAGTGCAGGACATAGTATTGATCACGATAGGGGTACTGCTGGCGGCGGTAGGCCTGAAAGCTTTTCTTTTGCCGAATGGCTTCCTGGATGGAGGGGTGACGGGAATATCCCTGCTGGTGAACCAGCTGACCGGTGTTTCCATTTCCATTCTGCTTGTTACGATCAATATTCCGTTCATCATGCTGGCATACAGGCAGCTGTCGAAGGCTTTTACCATAAAGACCATCGCTGCGATCGTCGGGCTGGCCATCTGCCTGGCGCTGATCAAGGTGCCCGCCATTACGCATGACAAGCTGCTGATCGCCCTCTTTGGCGGGTTTTTCCTGGGCGCGGGCATCGGCATGTCTATCCGCGGCGGCGCTGTGCTGGATGGTACAGAAGTGCTTGCCCTGTACATCAACCGCAAAACGGTAATGACAGTAGGGGAGGTGATCATGTATTTCAATGTGGTGATCTTCAGCGTAGCCGCTGTGCTCATTAATGTGGAAACAGCCATGTACGCGCTGCTGACCTATCTGGCGGCTTCCAAAACGGTGGATTTTGTGATACAGGGCTTTGAAGAATACATCGCCCTTACCGTGGTGTCCCGGGAGAGCGAGCTGGTGAGAAAAACGCTCACCCTGAAGCTGCGCAAGGGGGTGACGGTGTTTAAAGGGAAAAGCGGGTTTGGCAAAAGAGGGGAATCAGACCAGGAAATAGATATCATCTATGCGGTGGTAACGCGCCTGGAAGTACACCGGATCATAGACGAGATTGAAAAAATCGATGAAAAAGCGTTTATTGTGCAGCATAATATCAACGATACCCGTGGCGGGATGATCAAACGCCGCGCCACGGCGCATTAA
- a CDS encoding alpha/beta hydrolase, with the protein MNKRIKNGFAAALMMTTITVSAQERIDLYPGQPELQIAGGRKVADVPHIEYYKAPADKKNGAGILICPGGGYTHLATGHEGKDIAEFFNAQGYDAIVLHYRLNDAAQQGSRFPAQYNDVTNAMRLVKSKAASWQINPEKIGVIGFSAGGHLASMLTTMHLPAKTNAGNELEKWSSRPAFSILVYPVISMSESFMHKGSMQNLLGPDASAAMKDSLSTDKRVTAQTPPTMLIHSTDDKTVPVENSLVFYQALKQHKVPASLHVYDHGGHGYGMAPKDAVLNSWPGLCISWLKDVVFK; encoded by the coding sequence ATGAACAAACGGATAAAAAACGGCTTCGCAGCTGCACTGATGATGACAACAATTACGGTATCTGCACAGGAAAGGATCGATTTGTACCCCGGCCAGCCGGAACTGCAGATCGCAGGCGGCAGAAAAGTGGCGGATGTGCCGCACATCGAGTATTATAAAGCACCGGCGGACAAAAAGAACGGCGCGGGCATACTTATTTGTCCCGGTGGCGGATATACGCACCTGGCCACAGGCCATGAGGGGAAAGACATTGCGGAATTTTTCAACGCCCAGGGCTACGATGCCATTGTACTGCACTACCGCCTGAATGATGCTGCGCAGCAGGGTTCCCGCTTTCCCGCACAATACAATGATGTAACGAACGCCATGCGCCTGGTGAAATCCAAAGCGGCATCTTGGCAGATCAATCCGGAAAAGATCGGTGTCATCGGATTCTCTGCAGGCGGGCATCTGGCCTCCATGCTCACCACCATGCATCTCCCGGCCAAAACCAACGCCGGTAACGAACTGGAAAAATGGAGCAGCCGCCCCGCTTTTTCCATCCTTGTTTACCCGGTCATCAGCATGTCTGAAAGTTTTATGCATAAAGGAAGCATGCAAAACCTGCTGGGCCCCGATGCCAGCGCGGCCATGAAGGATTCACTGTCTACCGACAAGCGGGTAACGGCACAAACGCCGCCGACCATGCTCATCCATTCTACAGACGACAAAACGGTGCCGGTAGAGAACAGCCTTGTGTTCTACCAGGCATTAAAACAGCATAAAGTGCCGGCATCCCTGCATGTGTACGATCACGGCGGGCATGGCTACGGCATGGCGCCCAAAGACGCTGTGCTGAACAGCTGGCCGGGCCTGTGCATCAGCTGGCTGAAAGATGTTGTTTTCAAATAG
- a CDS encoding GDSL-type esterase/lipase family protein: MKKILLLLLLAAGMLSVHAQQKIKVACIGNSITAGRGLGDSTYPKHLQRLLGEGYEVRNYGIGARTLLKKGDHPYWIEKPFEEAKAWQPDIVIIKLGTNDSKPHNWDANKADFIPDYRAFVGEWKQLASRPKIYLCYPVPVFRDNFGIREAVVKGEIIPAIKKIAKAEKVKTIDLYKALTGHGEYFADGVHPDKQGAVLLAEAVKKKIK, encoded by the coding sequence ATGAAAAAAATACTCCTCCTGTTGCTCCTGGCGGCAGGTATGCTGTCCGTTCATGCACAGCAGAAAATCAAAGTAGCCTGTATAGGCAACAGCATCACCGCCGGCAGAGGCCTGGGAGACAGCACCTACCCCAAACATCTCCAACGCCTGCTGGGCGAGGGTTACGAAGTGCGCAACTACGGCATCGGGGCCAGAACGCTGCTGAAAAAAGGCGATCATCCTTACTGGATAGAAAAGCCTTTCGAAGAAGCCAAGGCATGGCAGCCCGATATTGTGATCATCAAACTGGGCACCAACGATTCCAAACCGCATAACTGGGATGCCAACAAGGCGGATTTTATTCCGGACTACCGGGCATTTGTAGGGGAATGGAAGCAACTGGCTTCCCGGCCAAAAATATATCTCTGCTATCCGGTGCCGGTGTTCCGGGATAATTTCGGTATCCGCGAAGCGGTAGTGAAAGGAGAGATCATTCCGGCCATTAAAAAGATCGCGAAAGCGGAAAAGGTGAAGACGATCGATCTCTATAAAGCACTGACCGGGCATGGCGAATATTTCGCGGACGGGGTGCATCCGGACAAACAGGGCGCTGTACTGCTGGCGGAAGCGGTGAAGAAAAAAATAAAATGA
- a CDS encoding hydroxypyruvate isomerase family protein encodes MERRTFLQQSTLAGISALAFGGTATANAAAAGKGSAQKTFNLDYAPHAGMFKNSAGDNFLDQIRFMHDQGFRSIEDNGMLGRDTAMQNKIGELLAKLNMRMGVFVIDGGENWKVSLTTGKKEHLDVFLKTCERSVELAKRVNAKWATVVPGFFERRLPIGVQTGHVIDALRRGSEILEKGGLTMVLEPLSDTPELFLRTSDQTYMICRAVNSPSCKILYDIYHMQKNEGQLIPNIDLCWDEIAYIQIGDNPGRKEPGTGEINYKNVFKHLHNKGYKGVMGMEHGNAKPGKEGEQALIQAYRDSDNFL; translated from the coding sequence ATGGAAAGACGAACCTTCCTCCAACAAAGCACGCTCGCCGGCATTTCGGCACTGGCATTCGGAGGCACTGCTACCGCAAATGCTGCAGCCGCCGGTAAAGGGTCTGCGCAAAAGACCTTTAATCTGGACTATGCACCGCATGCCGGTATGTTCAAGAACAGCGCCGGTGATAACTTCCTCGATCAGATCCGGTTCATGCACGATCAGGGCTTCCGCTCCATAGAGGATAATGGCATGCTGGGCCGGGATACGGCCATGCAAAACAAGATCGGTGAACTGCTGGCCAAACTGAACATGCGGATGGGCGTTTTTGTGATAGACGGCGGAGAGAACTGGAAAGTATCCCTTACCACCGGTAAAAAAGAGCACCTGGATGTGTTCCTCAAAACCTGTGAACGCTCCGTGGAGCTGGCCAAACGTGTCAATGCCAAATGGGCAACGGTAGTGCCCGGCTTCTTCGAGCGCAGGCTGCCCATCGGGGTGCAGACCGGCCATGTGATAGACGCGCTGCGCCGGGGCTCCGAGATCCTGGAAAAAGGCGGCCTTACCATGGTGCTGGAACCGCTCAGCGATACCCCGGAGCTTTTCCTGCGCACTTCCGATCAGACCTACATGATCTGCCGCGCGGTGAACAGCCCTTCCTGCAAGATCCTCTACGATATCTACCATATGCAGAAGAACGAAGGCCAGCTGATCCCGAACATCGATCTGTGCTGGGATGAGATCGCTTACATCCAGATCGGTGATAATCCCGGCCGCAAGGAGCCCGGCACCGGCGAGATCAACTACAAAAATGTATTCAAACACCTGCACAATAAAGGCTATAAAGGCGTGATGGGCATGGAACACGGCAATGCCAAACCGGGCAAAGAAGGTGAGCAGGCCCTGATACAGGCTTACCGTGACAGTGATAATTTCCTCTGA
- a CDS encoding SUMF1/EgtB/PvdO family nonheme iron enzyme, translating to MTKRTAALLLAGFIPGAALAQNGEPFEAYAQKIPGTEVTIQMVPVKAGEFLLGSPAKEKGRNADEGPQQKVKIDAFWMGAYELTFDQFDIYTDAEKDKTPLPDGMTRPSPPYIDLTLGMGKSGGYPANSMSQYSALMYCRWLYNKTGVFYRLPTEAEWEYACRAGSATAYPFGDDSGQLDEYAWTVANSGEVYHKVGELKPNAWGLYDMLGNVAEWTLDQYDEKGLQKAAAVNPWNKPTESTPRTIKGGHYLDEASAARCASRLKSEESWNFRDPQIPRSKWWNADAPFIGFRIVRPLKQPTKEEAEQFFAAVADKFVGAR from the coding sequence ATGACTAAAAGAACAGCAGCCCTGTTGCTTGCAGGATTTATCCCAGGCGCAGCCTTGGCACAGAACGGAGAGCCATTTGAAGCCTACGCACAGAAAATACCGGGAACGGAAGTGACCATACAAATGGTCCCTGTAAAGGCCGGGGAGTTCCTGCTGGGCAGCCCTGCAAAAGAAAAAGGCCGCAATGCAGATGAAGGCCCGCAGCAGAAAGTGAAAATCGATGCTTTCTGGATGGGTGCATATGAACTGACTTTCGATCAATTTGATATTTATACCGATGCGGAAAAGGATAAAACGCCTTTACCGGACGGCATGACGCGGCCCAGCCCGCCGTATATCGATCTCACCCTCGGGATGGGCAAGAGCGGCGGATACCCGGCTAACAGCATGAGCCAGTACAGTGCGCTGATGTATTGCCGCTGGCTGTATAACAAAACAGGGGTGTTCTATCGCCTGCCCACAGAAGCGGAATGGGAATACGCCTGCCGTGCGGGCTCCGCTACCGCGTATCCTTTCGGTGACGATAGCGGGCAGTTGGACGAATATGCGTGGACGGTTGCCAACAGCGGGGAAGTATATCACAAGGTTGGAGAGTTGAAACCCAATGCTTGGGGCCTGTACGACATGCTGGGCAACGTGGCGGAATGGACGCTGGACCAGTATGATGAAAAAGGCCTGCAAAAGGCCGCAGCTGTCAATCCCTGGAACAAACCCACGGAAAGCACACCCCGGACCATCAAGGGAGGGCATTACCTGGATGAGGCATCGGCCGCCCGTTGCGCATCCCGCCTGAAATCCGAGGAGTCCTGGAACTTCCGCGACCCGCAGATCCCCCGCAGCAAGTGGTGGAATGCGGACGCGCCATTCATCGGTTTCCGGATCGTCCGTCCCCTGAAACAGCCCACAAAGGAAGAAGCGGAGCAATTCTTTGCAGCGGTGGCGGACAAGTTCGTCGGCGCCCGCTAA